atcgcaacgcgtatttttctgggcacagtgctcagattattgcaaagtgtgatttcccagtaaggttatttttaaatctggcaagttgattgcgttcaaaagatgtaaatctataattctttaaatgacaatataatattttaccaatgttttctaattttaattatttaatttgtgacgctgacttgactgccggttattggaggaaacgatttcctcaacatcaatgccatagtaaaacgctgtttttgtatataaatatgaacttgatagaactaaaaatgcatgcattgtctaacataatgtcctaggagtgtcatctgatggagattgtaaaaggttagtgtatcattttagctggttttatggttttggtgaccctgtctttgacttgacaaaacattacacacaactcttgtaaatgtactgtcctaacatactctaaatttatgctttcgccgtaaaacctttttgaaatcgtaaaacgtggttagattaaggagatgtttatctttcaaatggtgtaacatagttgtatttttgaaaaatttgaattttgacatttatttggattcaaatttgccgctcttgaaatgcacctgctgttgatggagtgcaccacaggtggcacgctagcgtcccacctagccccaagaggttttaagggaCTTGTTCAACTTATTCATTGTTGAGAAGTTAAAATGTCAGTGCCATTTGTGTTGGAATCTTCAGTCGACAGCAGCGGTGTTGAAATCTTCTTCGATGGTGTCATAAATGCTAAACTGTGCGTTGTTATTCTGTGAAAGACAGGACATGAACATGGTTAGAATACAGTGCGATAATGACTGCATTTACAAAGGCAGCCCAACTCTGATAtttttcctgtctctgtgtgtgcgcgcatgtctTTACCACATTGATAGAGTTTGTTAAGGCGTGTTATGTCCAGGGGGCTCAGGTGATTTCTCTGTCCAATCTGGACTCCCCTCTTCTTGGAGTGAATAGTGGGGTTACGGTTTGATGAGAAGTAGTATCTGCCAGGAGAAACCCAACAATGGGGGATTAGAGGACTTGCTACTTTAACACAAGGACTGCGTCACAATGCCACCCTaatcccaatatagtgcacatagtttgaccagagcccaggtAAACAATAGTGACCTAAATAGGGAACCATTTAGTACACACAGGGAAATGTTACTTGAGCTGgatactgtacagtcgtggccaaaagttgagagaatgacacaaatattaatttctacaaagtttgctgcttcagtgtctttagatatttttgtcagatgttactatggaacacggaagtataattacaagcatttcataagtgtcaaaggcttttattaacAATTACATtcaagttgatgcaaagagtcaatatttgcagtgttgacccttctttttcaagacctctgcaatccgccctggcatgctgtcaatgaacTTCTGGGCcatatcctgactgatggcagcccattcttgcataatcaatgcttggagtttgtcagaatttgtggggttttgtttgtccacccgcctcttcaggattgaccacaagttgtcACTGGGATtagggtctggggagtttcctgaacATGGACCCAAAATGAGCGatattttgttccccgagccacttagttatcacttttgccttatggcaaggtgctccatcatgctggaaaaggcattgttcgtcaccaaacagttcctggatggttggtaccattctttattcatggctgtgttcttaggcaaaattgtgagtgagcccactaccttggctgagaagcaaccccacacgtgaatggtctcaggatgctttactgttggcatgacacaggactgatggtagcgctcacctcgtcttctccggacaagcttttttccggatgccccaaacaatcggaaaggggattgatcagagaaaatgactttaccccagtcctcagcagtccaatccctgtaccttttgcagaatatcagtctgtccctgatgtttttcctggagagaagtggcttctttgctgccttccttgacatcctccaaaagtcttcgcctcactgtgcatgcagatgcactcacacctgcctgctgccattcctgtactggtggtgccccgatcgcgcagctgaatcaactttaggagacagtcctggcgcttgctgggcttcagggcacccaagaaagtcttcttcacaacaattgaaccgctctccttgaagttcttgatgatgcgataaatggttgatttaggcgcaatcttactggcagcaatatccttgcctgcgaagccctttttgtgcaaagcaatgatgacggcacgtgtttccttgcaggtaacaatggttgacagaggaagaacaatgattccaagcaccaccctccttttgaagcttccagtctgttattcgaactcaatcagcatgacagagggatctccagccttgtcctcatcaacactcacacctgtgttaacgagagaatcactgacatgagatcagctggtccttttgtggcagggctgataTGCagcggaaatgtttttgggggattcagttcattttcatggcaaagagggactttgcaattaattgcaattcatctgatcactctttataacattctggagtatatgcaaattgccatcatacaaactgaggcagcagactgaaaatgttgagaatgacacaaatatacttTTGCCCACGACTGTACACAGTCACAAAACTAATATTTACTTATTGCTAGCAGTTTAAAAACAAGGTGAGTAAAATTAGGACTTTAGTGGGAATAAGGAGGAGAGGAGTATGACTGACGTTCCGTAGTGCATTATGGAGTCGTAGTCATAGGGCAGGTCCTGAGTGTCTCCTTTCTTCACCTTAAAATTATTTTCTTTTCCTGGAAGTTAAAAGAGGCAGATGTGACTGGTGGACACTGCTGGGTGTGAATGTGATATAGGGGAATGAAAATGGAAATGTAGACAAGTTGAGATGGAAACCATTAAGTTGAACCTCTAGCAGGAGGAAACTCTACAGGATTCAAGGCATGAATATTTCATCTTACCTAATGAAACCCATTGCGGGTGGTAATGTAACAAAACTGCCTTCAAAACGAGCTTACATGTTATCCCAGGATACCCATTACGGGTGGCAACTGTAAAAGGTATATTTTACACCAGGATACCCATTACGGGTGGtaactgtagatgacaacgtagtGTTATTCGCGTCAGGCAAATTTAGCGAACAAGGTTGCTGCGTTCACGCCAGGGAAAATTCACAGGAGTAAACGAATTCAGTTTAATTCTACATAATTGGAAATGAGTCTGAAATACATAGTTATGCATAGTATTGGTCTCAAACTGAAGAACACTGATGGTTACTGGTGTAAGATTCTCTGGTGTTTACAGAACTGGTGCTGTGAGATTAGGATATCAGGATTCAAGGTAGCTCTGATATTAGGCTATCAGGACCTGCTTAGACAAAGCAACTTCAACAGTAGAGAAAAGGGTTGCAATGTATGGGGAAATGAATGGCTGCAGTATTTCCGTTATAATAAGTACATGATAAATGGAACGTTAAGGCATAAATGTATGAAAGACTATTCTTATTTTAAACTAAAGTGGTTCTGTCCTTGTGGTATGTAGTGTTTCatgttgtgtggaccccaggaagagtaactgctgcttaGGCAGTacctaataaaatactaaatgtCAATAGTTATTCTATACGGTCTTCACTCCAGACCACAAAAAGCTGAATCAGGTATGTTAGTGTTGGGCTGCTACTAAAGCCTGCACACTGCAGCTCTTCATGGGACAAATTGACCAGCCCTGCCCCTGATCCACATGCACTGCCCCTGAGGTGGTTTAGTATGTTGTGTTGGTGTGAGTTACCTGGGACCACGTTGTCCCACTGTATGGTGACGTATTGGTCACGGTCTGGCCGTGTGTGCTCGTGGTGCAGGCCCAGGGCATGCATCAGCTCATGACACAGGTTCCCCACGTTACAGGCTCTACCGAAGTACACAGACTGGGCCCCGCCCTGGAAACCTACATACGACGCACAGCTAGAGTTAAGCGAAGAGAGATAAAGGTGAGAGAAGcgggaggagagaaatggaggagaaagaggggatatGACAGGAAGAGAGGAAAAATAAAGGATTGAACACAGGAAAAGGAAGGAGAGGTTGTGAGTTAACTGGAAACTGCTGGGAAGGAGAGAATGTGTTAATGTGCCCACTTTGGACTCACCCTGTCCCAGAGATGAACTCTATGTAGTTCATCTCATTGGTGTATTCGTGGAAGCGGATACACGTCTGGTCTGAAATAAGCTTGAACGCTGCTAGTATAGTTTCCTTTCTGTCCACTGTGTGGATCAGAGACAATCTACCATTAGACGGTGCATATCATTCTCACTGTATTAGAAAACATCTAGTGTTACAGTGTTCATCTCTCCTACTGTATTCGACACTCACCCAGATAATCGTTGATCTTGTAGGGGATAGAAGCGACGCCTTCATTCTCATGCCAAAGTGACTTCACAGCTAATCGGTCTTCCTGTAGGACAAACACCTAGTCTTAAATCCAGCTGTCGCTAGAGAGTATAGGCCTCAGATTAATTCAATTGTTATTTCCGCGTTTCCCCTATGAATGTTTTTAAGTTCTAAAATGGTCAAACTATTTCAGTATTcacttaaatgactaaaaccagactaagtatgtagaaaaaaaagaaaggagCAATATACAGTgtactttccatgacagactgaccaggtgaatgctatgatcctTATTGAGGTCACCTGTTCAATCAGTGTATATGAAGAGACCATGGATCATATCtatatgccattcagagggtgaatgggcaggacaaaatattgaagtaccTTTGATCAGGGTATGGTAGGTACCAGActcaccagtttgagtgtgtcaagaactgcaacgttgctgggtaTTTCACACTcagtttcccgtgtgtgtgttaagaatggtccaccacccaaaggacatccagccaatggcAGTCCAGTGGTCGAAAATGGGTGACACGAATTGTGCAGAGCAACAGACGGGCTACAGTTATAGTCAATTGACAGTCCAGTAAAACATTTGTTCCCAAAGACCCCAAAAATGCTCAGCTCGTAGAACCTTGACACAAATGGGGTATGGCAGAGTTCCACTTCTTTCAGCAAAAAACTTGTTGCAGTGGACTAAGGAAACACTGGACACAGGAGAATTGGAAAAACGTCTGGTATGATAAATGCCGTTTTTTTGCAAtttcacgctgatgggaggactagggtatgaAGAAAACCACATGCATCCATCATGCCGTTTGTCAACATTACAGGCTGGTGAGTGGCAGTGGTATGCTTTGGGGTGCCTTTTCATGGCACACGTTGGGCCCCATGATAAAAGTTGAGCAACGTTTGAATGTCTTAACATAATTGAaaatcaggtgcatcccttcCTGGCAGcagtgcttgcctacggagccgtgaggggaacggcacctctgtaccttcaggctctgatcagtccctacacccaaagggcactgcgttcatccacctctggcctgctcgcctccctacctctgcggaagcacagttcccgctcagcccagtcaaaactgttcactgctctggcacccaaatggtggaacaagctccctcacgacgccaggacagcggagtcaatcaccaccttccggagacacctgaaaccccacctctttaaggaatacctgggataggataaagtaatccttctaaccctcctccccccctaaaaaagatagatgtactattgtgaGGTGATTGCACCAatttttaagtcgctctggataagagcgtctgctaaatgacgtaaatgtaatgtaaatgcagTGTATCCATCTGTGAATTGattttttcagcaggataatgccccatgccacaaggctaggattgtccaggaatggttccacGAAAATTACAGTGAATTCAGCTTAGTGCAGTGGCCTGACCAGTCACCAGATCTGCAATCCAATTAAGTAtctgtgggatgagatggaacgagCCATTTCGGATTAGAGATCCACTACCAGCCAACTGGGCACAATGGTGGGAAGCATTGAGGAAATCAtggggccagcattcctgtggaatgcttgacaccttgtagagtccatgacctgacgaattgaggcttttctgagggcaaaggggggtgcaactcaatgttaggTGTTCCGAATGTTTTGtagactaatatatatatatttgaagatattttattgaaaaaaaggggaaaaaaatcACCTAAATAATAAACTAAAACTGTGCAATTGGCAACGCTCACTACGATTTAAATTGAGATTGTCGTCACTGGCCGACACAATAAATCTATTATTTGCATGACTCACTGTGCAATAGTGAGTAA
This is a stretch of genomic DNA from Salmo salar unplaced genomic scaffold, Ssal_v3.1, whole genome shotgun sequence. It encodes these proteins:
- the LOC106596183 gene encoding hatching enzyme 1.2, yielding MVWFLILIWVVQVGSVPITNLTNATTSNSTFPATVDNSTNPINNSTNVTFTATGSTASMGPRHRQNDWVKMPETREEDLQFDLAIVEGDILVSEDRLAVKSLWHENEGVASIPYKINDYLVDRKETILAAFKLISDQTCIRFHEYTNEMNYIEFISGTGCASYVGFQGGAQSVYFGRACNVGNLCHELMHALGLHHEHTRPDRDQYVTIQWDNVVPGKENNFKVKKGDTQDLPYDYDSIMHYGTYYFSSNRNPTIHSKKRGVQIGQRNHLSPLDITRLNKLYQCE